The genomic window CGTAGTGGTCGCCTACATTGACCACTATAGCCGGACCTACGTGTTGACAAACTCGGTAAAGGTGGAAGTGGCTGCTACGCCGTCCATCTTGAAAGGCGAGGGCGACACTGGCGGCCCGCTGGACACCATGGAACGGGATCAGCttgaggagcagctgcggatGCTCCCGCGCAGGAACCTGTCAAGTCGAGAAAGCGTCTCGTCGCTGTTTGTCTCCCCCAAGTCGTCCAACTCGACCACGTTGAGTACAAGATGTCGATCGGACAGTGCATGTTACCTGGAGAGGAATGGACGAGCAGCGGACGCGCTGAGTTCCTCGGACACCGCTATTGGGGCCGACGTGCTCGCAGCGTCACACGCGCAGGTGAagggcgaggaagagaacggCTACACCACGTGGGTTTTTGCGCAAACGGATCTGCACGTAGGCAGTCCTGCGAATCCGCGATGGTCAACCACGGCCccatcagcaccgccgccgccgacacTCCGCCAGAATTGTGCGCGGGCGACGCAAGACGTGGCCGCCGGTGCACTTACAAGTCACGCTCGTGCGTCTGGGCGTTCGAAGCCCGACCGAGCTGACGCTTTTGTTCCTgtgcgccaccgcttctCGCTCGACACGGATGGGCCGGTATCAGGCGTGTCCTCGACAGTTGACACGCACGTGTCAGCCAGCTCCAACCACAAAAGCGCCAGCGAGTTCCTCGAAAAGGACGGACGCCAATACTTGTCGGAGTCGCAAAAGGCAATGTACAACAGGTTTCTGCGTGACTCAGCGttgcagcgactgcagacGCGGCAGACGCGACTCTCGTCACGTGCCTCCGGTGCTTAACATGCGACTCATAGAAGGActggcacacacaagagGAGAGCTTTACCGCATATACACTGGTGTCAGCTCGTGCTATCGATCCAGACTCATCTCCACCAGCTGTTCgaccttttttttcggaTGCACATTCCTATTTGTCTGCCTGTCCCAAGGACATGacctttgtgtgtgtgtgtgtgtgtgttccctcCGCTTCTTTGTGGTGTCGCAATCGATGTACATAGCACACCTCTCCGTTATCCATTCCGATTGTTTTCGCTAAACGTTGTCTCGATGCGTGGACGTGTCATTCAAACAGAAGCACTAAGACACGGATGAGGATCACCAACTGTTGCCTTACTGGCGTCACCTCGGGATCGACGtgttccctccctccccctccccctccccctcatgtgaatgttgctgctgcaaaTGCCAAACGAGGCTTTCCCCTCTGCTCTTTTTCGCGTGTCTCATGGAAACGCCGCACGGTGAAGACCCTCTATTGGTcttcgcacacacgcacgcacacatacatacgcaCCCAGCTGCACgcgtaaaaaaaaaaaaacgaagaaacaTTGAAGATCGACTTCCACTTGCGTTTTCTTGTACCTGCACTTCTCCTTGTTGGAACGTGATTGCTACACCGGACAGTAAaaccactgctgctgtcgctgctgttgtcaATCACTTTCTGCACTCCTGggctctctttcctgctccCTACGTTCCcccacgcaccccccccccaaaaaaacGCCCTATATTCGCAATGCCGAGGCAACTCGAGTATGAAAGCGCCTCATTGACATCGCCTCACGGCATGTAAAGGGATGCACTCGAGCGCGTTGCGAGCTGGCTCTATGAGTGCTGTACTCCGCCaggagcacctgcagcaggcaattaaagagaagcagctgtgcgagcggcggcaccatGCGTGTGCTCTGATGTTGCGGAAGCACGACCTGGTGGGCGTCCTGGCGCCGAGAGGTCTACCCGAACTGCGCATTCAAGGGTCGCCTGCGCAAGTACGGAAACCACACCCTACAGTCTCcccgatgccgctgccgagtgACCTGGGATCACCAGAGAGCATCATCTTTGCCATCACATATGAACGGCGCCGTCTTTCTTCTCAGAGCGTGCCCGTGAACTCGGACAACGGCATTGCCGCCCTGGTAGCACCATCAACGCCTTCTCAGAGTCGACTGTCTCCCTCGAAGGAGTTTGCGACTCGCCTGTCTCGTCTGCACAAAGCCGCTGCGCTTGGCTTGGCAGCTATTCAAGGCCAGTGGTGTGACTCCTTGCATGTTTCACCGATTGAAGCGCAGTCCTCCGCTGACAAGGCTGatgcctccttcccttcGTATCTCAACGGCAGCTCCGCTCTCTTTGGTGATCGCGGAGAGGTGAGCGGTCTTGGCTGTTGTGAAGTGGAAGGTGCTCGCCACGTGCGGTTCTCGAGCCGAAGCCCGCAGGTTGCCACCTTCTCAGTGGAGCGGCCATGCGTTCCGCGACCGGAAGGGTGGACTGCGACGGAGTCTGCGCCGGCTGCAATGCCGGAGACGCCGCCGAGTGAGGTGGCAAAGCTGATACCTGGCCCAGAGCTCGACTTGGTCCAGAGATCGCCATCTACTCATCGAAACTCTAATTCTCCGTGGGTATCCACTCTCGTAATGAGTCCGTGTGTGGCCTCGCCGCATTCCACGATTCCATCACCCCAAACGAGTGTCATTTCCTACCTATCCcgcatcgaggagctgcgcagtTCTTTGCTGGAGGCGCCATGGAACCCCTGCCAGAGTAACCGCAGGCTCAGTGATGACGCTCGCCTGCCAGCACAGCCGGTTCAAATGCTGACGATGGCGGAGAATCCGTCGGGGATGAATGAGAAACGAGCGACGAATGGGCAGGATGTGAGGGAGAGTGCTCCGGCACCCCTGAGGCAATCGACACTTGACCAAACACGTTGCCTGGGCGAGTCTGCCGGTGCGGCCGCTGTTGGCATCACCTCCCCGACTGCATTCGGTGCAGTGGGGTTGATTGGACCCCTTCCACGTGGCGCGTCTCTTACTCCAGCTATGTCGGAGACTTTCGAGTGCTTCACAGAGAGCTCGCCGATcttcctgcgccgccccGAGCGGAGGCCCGAAGCACCCACTCAAGATACCCGCCTGTCGCCTCTGTTCTCGAATGTCACGAACCAGCTCACTGAGTCATCCACGCCCCCGCCACCGAGGCCGCGTATGCCAGGTAAGAAGGACACCCTGGTCACCCACAAGGCGACGAAGAAGTGCGTACGCTTCCACGAATCTGTCGAGCGATCTGACAAAGGAGGCACCAGTACAGCATGCAAGCGTAGGCGTTCTGAGCGACGGGCCGCGCAGCCCCCTACTTCTGCCCCTGCCGTAGTCGGTGTGCCGATCATCATGGCGGCGGAGTTGTGTTGCGAACAGGAGGGCTTTGGTGCTGGCATCCTCCTAGCCTGTGGGCCAACACTCTATTTTGATTGAGGTACTCCGTCCAcgtccctttttttcttttgagggcggggggcgggggagggggactggTACCACCGTGCTGGAATGACGTACCCGAACGATTCTGCTATagtgctctctctttctctgtacTGATGTTTTACTGCTATCTATTCAGCTACCAAAGAGATTAAGCTGACTCCCACACCCTGGAGTTATACACgagagcagaaaaaagaggaagtTTTGTACTTCTTCTCCATGATCAAGACAGTGTGTACTCTGCTAAGGTGAGTGCACAGGACAATTCAGCGATGTAGGGGAACAGGAAGCGTGCAGTGACGCCcacgtctctttctttcgaTGCTTTCGTGGCCTAACAGAGCGCCTGAACTATTGGGGAAACATAAGCTAGCCCAAGCGAGgatgtctccctctctccattgGCGTACACGGGTTGCAGTGCTGTGCGAGTTTACCTTGTTTGAtcatctccctcctcctcgttctccctACTCTTCCTTTTGGTGCCCACGACAAACACCGTTGCATCGTACTGGCGCAGCTCTTATTCAATATTTTCCCCACTTTGTTCGGGTCTCTATTGTTGTTTGTTGGAGAGCGCAACAACTTTTTCGTTGTGCGCCGGTTCTGCTGCTCGCTTGTCCGTCACACGTGCCGTGTGCTCAACCTCGCTCCTTTCTTGtggcccccctccttttgCGCTCCTCTGTGCACCATGTCCACTGTCGGTGACTTGTCCATCACTGTGCGAAATATCGCAGAAGATGTGAAGAACTTAAAGGCCGCGTACGAGACAAAAAATGATTCCCAGTGCATAGCGATTCTCTCGAAAATCAAGCGGCGTATCATCATGTTTCCTACCTTTCTGAACCCTggtgccagcagcagcacccggAGCGAGGAGTTGTCGCTCGCGCGCACCTATCTTGAGCTGGGGGTCCTTGCCTCGGCGCACCAAAAGGACCTTGCCTCCTTTGAAGTATACTTCaaccagctgcagctgtacTACAGCGATATCGGCTCCGATGAGCTGCCCGAGTCACCACAGTACCTGATGCTGCTCGGCCTGAACCTCATCCGACTCCTTGTCTGCAGCCGTATTGCCGAGTTCCACtcagagatggagaagatcCCGTTTGCCACTCACGGCTCGAACCTGTACATCCGCTTTGCGGTCGGGCTTGAGCGTTACTTGATGGAGGGTAGCTACAACAAGCTTCTTACCTCACGCAAGAAGGTGCCGTCAAATGAGTACCTGCCTGTTGTGGAGATGCTCGAGCAGACAGTGCGCGACGAGGTCGCCAACTGCATTCCTGAGTCGTACAAGCAGCTGTCCATCCCAGCCGCTCAACGAATTCTAATGGTGGATTCGGAGACGAAGGTGCGCGAGATCGGTGCGGCGCGGGAGTGGACGTTGTCGGAGGACGGCACACACTTTCTCTTCACACGTGAAGACGACACCCTGAAAAGGGAAATCCCCTTCAGGGAAATGATCGAGCAGCACATCAACTTTGTCGCTGACCTGCAGAACATTGTGTAAGAGTAGTGTACTGCGGGTGTGTAgatgtgtgtgagtgtgtgtgtgtgtgtgctttttGGCTGAGTGTGTTGCCAACGATGCCGAGAAGAGGACGGTGCCGTGGGACATCGTTCAGTCTACCCTTCGCAGATGGTGTGTCACGTATGGGTCTGCGTGGGTGCCGGTTTTTATGAATCCGTGCTGACCCTCGTAcagcgctccttctccctcctcccctctccccccctgtAGGCGCAGATGTTTCGTTATTGTCGTTGTTTTGTGATACCGGTGCACACGCAGCTGAACGTAGTGCGTCGTCAGCTGCGCCAGTGTCGAGGTGTATGAAGAGTGTCACAGTGGTAGCGTGCATTCCATGAGGAGTCCCTTGACGAGTGTTTTTGAAGCGGGTGCGGGCTTCGTCGGCGCATGTGCTGCTGGATTGCACGTACACACAAGCATGGAACCCACTTTTTGAATCTATGAGAGGTAGCCAAGAGCTCAAGAGAAACAGCACGTGCTCAGTGTGAAAGAGGGGCCACCGCTGTGCTTCTTGagccccttctcttctgcacTGACACCGTGCCGCCGGACTCGTtcatgcccccctccccgtctctctcgttttcctcCTTCGAATCTCACAACCATTTGCCCCCTTTGCCTCAAACATCGGTgtgaaaaagaagaaaaacacaacGTTGTCCTCCCAGCGAGCACAGTTACTTCGTGCTGTCGGTTTGTCGTCTGGCCGCTACTCGCTTGCTGCACAGCAAGCCCGCACACAACATGCATAAAACACATACAAACAACACGAAAGATTCAGCCGCACTTTTGGTGATTTCACGTCATCATGTATCTGACCAAGCGACCTCCAGCGGAGCTGATCATTCGCCGTCCCAACGGCACTGAAGACCGATTTCTCCAGCCGACTGCGGCAGTAGTCGAGCAAGCGGCGTGCACCGCGACGAATGACGACCACGACGCGACGTATCAGGTCGTGATGGAGTGTGCGCCGTACACGGCGAGTTTCAACGCTCTCCTCGCCAAGCAGTCGGTGCACGAGGACTCACGGCAGCTGGTCGCCCTGGTCCATCATCGCATGCACTCCGAGGGAATTCCCCTGAACACACAGACGTACAACCTCCTTATGAAGCGCGTCGTCCGTTTCACTGATGGCGCCATTTTTACCCTCTACGACGAGATCAAGAACGAAGGGCTCAAGGAGAACAGTAGTGTGCGGCCGGACATGGACACCTACATGCTGCTGTTCCGCGCCTGCGAGCGCAGTGCGCTGTACAACCGCACTTTCGTGTTCTACCAGCAATTGCGAGAGCAGTTTCGACTAGTGCCCGAGACGGCCGTGTACAACACCCTGCTGGGGTACTG from Leishmania panamensis strain MHOM/PA/94/PSC-1 chromosome 32 sequence includes these protein-coding regions:
- a CDS encoding hypothetical protein (TriTrypDB/GeneDB-style sysID: LpmP.32.1260), encoding MHSSALRAGSMSAVLRQEHLQQAIKEKQLCERRHHACALMLRKHDLVGVLAPRGLPELRIQGSPAQVRKPHPTVSPMPLPSDLGSPESIIFAITYERRRLSSQSVPVNSDNGIAALVAPSTPSQSRLSPSKEFATRLSRLHKAAALGLAAIQGQWCDSLHVSPIEAQSSADKADASFPSYLNGSSALFGDRGEVSGLGCCEVEGARHVRFSSRSPQVATFSVERPCVPRPEGWTATESAPAAMPETPPSEVAKLIPGPELDLVQRSPSTHRNSNSPWVSTLVMSPCVASPHSTIPSPQTSVISYLSRIEELRSSLLEAPWNPCQSNRRLSDDARLPAQPVQMLTMAENPSGMNEKRATNGQDVRESAPAPLRQSTLDQTRCLGESAGAAAVGITSPTAFGAVGLIGPLPRGASLTPAMSETFECFTESSPIFLRRPERRPEAPTQDTRLSPLFSNVTNQLTESSTPPPPRPRMPGKKDTLVTHKATKKCVRFHESVERSDKGGTSTACKRRRSERRAAQPPTSAPAVVGVPIIMAAELCCEQEGFGAGILLACGPTLYFD
- a CDS encoding proteasome regulatory non-ATP-ase subunit, putative (TriTrypDB/GeneDB-style sysID: LpmP.32.1270), with amino-acid sequence MSTVGDLSITVRNIAEDVKNLKAAYETKNDSQCIAILSKIKRRIIMFPTFLNPGASSSTRSEELSLARTYLELGVLASAHQKDLASFEVYFNQLQLYYSDIGSDELPESPQYLMLLGLNLIRLLVCSRIAEFHSEMEKIPFATHGSNLYIRFAVGLERYLMEGSYNKLLTSRKKVPSNEYLPVVEMLEQTVRDEVANCIPESYKQLSIPAAQRILMVDSETKVREIGAAREWTLSEDGTHFLFTREDDTLKREIPFREMIEQHINFVADLQNIV